CAGATGACGGTGCAGGTATTCGTAAAGACCGAGTAAAAGCACGTGCTGTTGCACAGGGTATGATTGATGAGTCGTACCAGCCTTCAGACCGTGAGTTATACCGCTTAATTCTCCAACCAGGTTTCTCGACGGCGGATAAAGTGACACAGATTTCAGGCCGTGGTGTTGGTATGGACGTTGTGCATAGTGAAATTCTGCAGCTTGGTGGTTCATTAAACGTCAACTCAGAAGATGGCAAAGGCACGACCATGACGGTACGTTTACCGTTCACGTTATCTTCAAACCAAGCGCTGATGGTCAAAGTGAAAGGCGAGCCTTATGCCATTCCATTGTCTAACATTACAACGGTTGCGCGAGTTAAGTCGTCTGATTTGCTGGATATCTATCAAAGCAAAAAAGATACCTTTGAACACCTGGGTGAAGAGTTTGAATTACGTTACTTGGGTCAAATTCTAGAGCGTAACTCAGAAATTGTGCCGCCAGTGGATAGTTATGTCCCGGTATTGATTATTCATGGTGAAGGTAAGCCAATCGCGGTCCATGTCGATGAATTATTGGGCTCACGTGAGATTATCGTTAAAAACGTTGGTCGTCAGATTTCGACTGTACCGGGTATTGCTGGTGCATCGATTACTGGTGACGGTACGGTGGTATTGATTCTGGATATGCAAACTCTGGTTGACCGTTTCCATGAGTGGGATTTTGCCCACGAAGCTGGTCTGGTCGAAGATATTATCCACGAAGATCGTATTCCAACAGTTATGGTTGTGGATGACTCCATTACGGTTCGTAAGGTAACGGCTAGGCTATTACAGCGTCATCAGTATCAAGTGATGACTGCAAAAGACGGTGTAGATGCCATTACGCAACTGCACGATGATGTGCCCGATGTGATGTTGCTGGATATTGAGATGCCGCGAATGGATGGTTTTGAGTTGGCAACCATTATCCGACATGATGAGCGATTGAAGCATATTCCAATTATCATGATTACCTCGCGTACTGGTGAAAAGCACCGTGAACGAGCAGAAGAAATTGGGGTCAATGAGTACCTAGGTAAGCCGTATAATGAAGATAAGTTGCTCTCAACGATTGAGGAGATGTTGGAGCTGGACTTTTAGGTAAAGGAAGCCGATGAATACAGTATTAGTATTGTTAGCAGGATCGACAGGTGGTCCTGCGGCGGTAAAGGCATTTATAGACGCACTGCCCGATAAACCGCTACCGGTTTGCTTTGTACTGGGTAACCACATCACTCAAGAATTTTTACCCAGCTTAGAGTTGATGCTCAACGACCACCCGCAATATAGCGCTGAGATCGTTGATGGAAATAAAGCAATACTTCCAGGCAAGTTATACATAGCGCCCATCGACCAAAAAATTAGTTTTAACCCCGAGGGGCGGATTTATTTAACGGGACAACCTTGGGATGCGCCATACGCACCAAACATTAATCAAATGTTTGAGTCGTCGCTGGATTTGGTTAATACCGAAAAGTTGGCGATTGTATTTAGTGGTATGGATGAAGATGGTGCCGCTAGTGCTGACATACTTGACGAGAATGATGTTGAAATTTGGTGCCAGACATTAGAGTCCTGCGTTCAAGCATCGATGCCATTAAGCATGATGCGAACTGGAAAAGTTATCTATAAAGATAGCCCGGAAGGTTTAGCGAGACAATTGTGTGACTATTTAGAGAGTCACGATTCACTTGATCAATATGCGTGAGAGATTGCATGACTGAGAAAGCAAAAGATGTATACAGTTTTTTAGTACCAATGCTAGAAGATAGCTTGCTACTACCAAACACCGTGATTGCGGAAATTGTTCCGTTCATGAACGTATCGCTTGATGATGACATCGAAACAAGCAAAAACTGGAGAGTGGGAAGCGTAGTGTGGAGAAATCAAACGATTCCCGTTATTGCGCTGGAAAGACTTCAGGGCACGCAAGATCTCGGTGACGTTAAGCGTTCACGTATTGCTATTTGCTACACTTTAAATGGCAATGAAGAGATTCCTTTTGTGGCATTGATGGTACGCGGTATTCCTCGCTTGATTCCAATCGATGACGATAATGCTGAGTTTATCAGTGATGAGATTCAAGGCGCAGAAGATGGCGTTAAAGCTTGGGTCAACGTCAATGGAAAAAAAGCACTGATACCAGATTTGGATTTTATTGAGTCGAGACTCGAGTCCGCTTAATTAATGTTATGTCGTAAAAAAGCAGCTTCTAGCTGCTTTTTTATTGGGAACGATAAAGTATTTATAGAATCAGCGAATAGGGGATTGCAAGGTTAAGCAAAGTCGCCCCATAAAGCATTAATCGCTGACACTGCGGCCAGTGATGCGGTCTCTGTTCGTAAGACTCTAGGCCCAAGGTGGATGGGCACTATCCCACGACTTTCAACCTGCTCAATTTCGAGGTCGCTAAATCCCCCTTCGGGGCCAATCCACAGCGATAAAGGCTGCCCTGTGTCGAGTTCAGACTTAAGCTGATAATCCTTAAAGGTTTGTTTAGCATCTGGGTGCAAAAAGAAAGTTTGTTGCCCAGCATGCTCCAATGCTTCTGCCAGCGTCAATACAGGGTTGAGTGTTGGAATAGAAGCTCGTCCACACTGTTCACAAGCGCTTTGAATGACCCTTTGCCAATGCTGCATCTTCTTTTGCCAGCGCTTTTCATCGAGCTTTACGCCGCAGCGCTCGGTAAGGATTGGGGTAAACTCTTTAATCCCAAGCTCTACTCCTTTTTGCAGGGTTAAATCCATTTTGTCTCCGCGAGAGACGCCTTGCAAAAGGTGAATATGAAGCGGGGATTCTAAATTTTTAGCTGTTTGATCCTTAAGATGAACCGTAACTTGATTGCGCTCCACCTCAATAATGTCGGCAAGGTAGTCAAAGCCATCGCCATTAAAGACAATGACTTGGTGCCCCATGTTAAGTCTTAGGACGCGACTGAGGTGATTGCTCGCCTCTTTGTCTAGCTTGAGGGCTTGGCCAACGGATAAAGTTGGCTGCTCAGTGTAAATCCGTGAAATACGCACCGTGTTAGTCCTTCACAGCAATTTGAATGCCTTTCCAGGCAATATCAGCCAACTTATCAATCTCCTCAGGCGTAATTACATAAGGTGGCATGAAATACACCACATTGCCCAGCGGACGCAGCAAGGCACCGCGCGACAGCGCATACTCATAGACCCGCATGCCGCGACGTTCTTTCCAATCGTAACCTTGGCGTGTCTTTTTATCCTGAACCATTTCGGCGGCTAAAATCATGCCAGTCTGACGCACTTCGGCAACGTTGGGGTGATCAGCGAAGTGAGCGGTTGCTTGCGCCATATGTTTAGCCAATTCTCGATTGTTCTCGATGATTGGTTGCTCGCGGAAGATTTTCAGCGTCGCATTAGCGACAGCGCAACCCGTGGCATAACCGGTATAGCTATGTGAGTGAAGGAAAGCTTTTAGAGTTTCATAGTCATCATAAAAAGCCTCGAAAATCTCTTCACGCGTCATCATTACTGAGAGTGGTAGAAAGCCCGCTGTTAACCCTTTCGACATGCACATAAAGTCGGGGGTAATATTGGCCTGTTCGCAAGCGAACAGAGTCCCTGTACGACCAAATCCCACCGCGATTTCATCAGCGATTAAATGTACGCCGTATTCATCGCACAGCTTTCGCAGCTCGGTTAAATACACTGGATGGTACATACGCATGCCGGTAGCACACTGCACTAACGGCTCAAGAATAACCGCAGCAACGGTTTCGTGCTTTTCTTCGATCAATTTGCGCATATGAACAAATTGACGCAATGAATACTCTTCCCAGCTTTCGCCTTCTTCGCGGTAATAGCAGTCAGGTGATGGTACTGTCATGACGTCAAACATCATGGTTTTATAGGGCTCTTTATAAAGTCCCACGTCGGAAACTGCCAGCGCACCGGTAGTTTCGCCGTGATAGCCGTTTTCCAGCGTGACGAACTGAGTCTTTTCGGGTTTATCTTTTAGCTGCCAATAATGGATACTCATCTTGAGCGCGATTTCGACCGCTGATGAGCCATTTTCACCATAAAATACGCGGTCTAAGCCTTCTGGTGTAATCTTCACCAAGTTTTCCGCTAGCTCAATTGCTGGTTCATGCGTAAAGCCAGAGAAAATCACGTGTTCCAGCTGATCGACCTGATCCTTCATCGCCTGGGCGATGGTTGGATTAGCATGACCGAACAGGTTCACCCACCAAGAACTCACCGCATCGATATAGCGATTACCATCAAAATCCTCGAGGTAAACACCGTCGCCTTTCTTAATCGGCGTCATCGGGTATTTCTCGTAGTCCTTCATCTGACTACAGGGATGCCATAAAACGGCCAGATCGCGCTCTTTCAGACTTGCGTTATTCATAATAAGAAATCTTGTGATTGAATCAATCGTGGCGCTATTATCGCGTATTTAAACGGAAGTCTCAAAGGGCTATCACAGGGAGAGAGTGAGGAGTGCCCATTCCGATATCCCAACAGCCTTTCGACTGGAGGCATTAAGAAAGTGCTGGTAAGATGCGTGCTTGATTTTATTAGTAGGTCTATGCAGGCTGTACTCGGCATAGATCATTTTATTCGGCTCTATACTTTATAAGAAAACCTTGTGACTATAATAAAAACATCCCGCTCCTTGGTTGATGCTCTATTCATGCCATTTCTTTTACTGACAACCGTTATGATGTCGGGCTGTTCAAGTCGGCAGGTTTTGGACCCCGAGGACTCTGTAGTGCGATTATCCAATGGTGCCAGCCTAAAAAGTGAAGTGGATCGTTTGGTAATCCCGCTTATTGATAGTGAAGAAAACATTGGGGCTGTAGTTGCAGTATTAGATCAGAATCAACAAAGTAGCGTGTTTGCGTATGGCCATAAAGATAAAGATAAGAAAACGAAGCTATCAGGCGATACGTTATTTGGTATTGGCTCGACGACAAAGTCACTGGTAGTCTCCCTGTTACTGGCAATGGACGACCAAGGCGTCGTTTCACTGGACGATACGATTGCTGATTTGCTACCGGCAGAACTGACATTTGCTGATCCGCGCATCAGAGACATCACGTTCGGGCAATTAGCCAGCCATACCTCAGGCTTGCCCCGCGAACCGGTCAAGTTTGAGAGCCTAGCCGCTCTTTGGCATTACTTCTTCACTGGTGACAACTTATACTCACACCTGACTGATGAGGCTGTCTACACTTATCTGCAAGAGTTTGAACTGCCATCAGATCTCGATGATGCTCCGACTTATTCAAACATTGGTGTGGGCTTATTGGCGCATTTTCTAACGCTTAAAACAGGGCAGGATCTGGAAACCTTGTTAAACACTTATATATTGCAGGAACTGGATATGCAGAACACTGTGATAAAACTGACTCCCGAAGCTACCATGCGCCTAGCCACCGGGTATAGCGGCGACCAACCCTGGTTTATTGAACGAAACACACCGCTTGATAACTGGATCTTCAGTTCCGTCATGTTGGGAACAGGGGGCGTGTATTCCACGGCAGAAGATTTAATCAAGTACCTAAAAGCACACTTGCGACAATCGGGAACCAAGCTGGATACGATATTGCAGCAGTCTCGAACAATCATGGGGGAAGATGGGCGACACTTCCTCACCATGGGTTGGTATGTTGATTATCTTCCCGACTATGACCGCCATTTCTATTACTACCATGGGATGATTTCGGGCTTTAATTGCTACATAGGATTTGAGCCGGAAACTGAGATAGCGGTAGTGGTTTTGAGAAATAATTTTAACTGGCAGGATAAGGTTGGACATAACCTGTTACTGAGAATGTCCGAATTCTTACGCCTTGAGCAATCTCAAGACGTTAACATTAGTAGCCCGTAAATTCTTACGGTAGGTGGCGTTGAGCCTTTGCATGTTAACCTCGAAGTCACGCTGTTCTTTCGAGGATACGCTGGCTCTGACCCTATTAACTCCCCATTAATTCCGAAAAAGGGGTAAACACTCCAGAAATTTGTTATTTATTATATTTTTGTGAGGAACTATAAAAATTTTTATGTTCATTTCCCTCTAAAGAGATTCCCAAGGTCATTCGTCCGAACAAAGAAACGAACCAAAGAAAGTCGCCCCCAATATTTAGGCCAAGCTAGCTTGGCTTCCCTTTCAATTCCTAAGCCATTATACGCACCGTGAAATACAGTCCATCCTTGGCCTGAATATCACTATTCAAATCTTCTCCCTAAAGGGATTCCCGCAGGTCACAGATTTGAATTGCTATGCCTTAGTCACTAAAAGGCTAAATATTACGGGGTAATTGGTGCAAGTCTGCTTGTTCTTTCGAGAACTACGCTGGCTTTATCATATATTTGAAGGTAAACATGAAAGAAGTTATAGTAAATAAATAGCTAAGCGAGACTCTAAAGAAATGGACATATGGGAACTTGATAAATTAATACTATTTTTATTATTTGTTATCCCTGGATTTATAAGTATAAAAACATATCAAATTGTTTTTCCGGGTACAGTCAGAGCTGCTTCAGATCAAATCGTTGATGCGATTGCTTATAGCTCAATAAATTATGCAATACTTTTCTATCCAATTACACTTGTTGAGGGGAAAGAGCTCAGAGACTATAGTTCATTTTGCTATTATTTATTTTATGTATTTGTCTTCCTTCTGGCGCCAATTTTATGGGTAATACTACTAAAATACATTAGAACAAGAAACGTATTTCAAAAGAATGCTCCGCATCCTACTGAAAAACCATGGGATTTTGTTTTTGCTCAAAGAAGAGAGTATTGGGTAAAAGTTACCTTAAAGAATGGAACTGTTTTGGGTGGAAAGTATGCGAGTAAGTCTTTTACCTCGAGCTCTCCATCTGAACAAGAGATATATCTTGAGGAATCATGGGTTTTGAGTGAGAAAGGTGGGTTCTTAAAAAAGAAGGATAGGAGTGAGGGTGTTTTAATAACATCAGGTGAGATTTCATTTTTGGAATTTAGGAATATAAGAGGTTAGTATATGTCAGGTGGTAGAAAAGATATTAATGAAGGGTATAGCCCTTTAGAAAGAAAGGATAATGGTTATCAGCCATTTGAAGATAATGATAAAGGGAGTGGCTCTCCAGACGGGGGCTACCAACCACTTGAGGACACTGGTAGCAACCCAACCCAAGGCGATAACCCTCCCGGGGACGAATAGAAAAGCCGGCAGAAGCCGGCTTTTTACATCACGAAATAGTGATTAATAACGGTAGTGTTCAGGCTTGTAAGGGCCTTCGACTTCAACGTTGATGTAAGCTGCTTGCTTGTCAGAAAGCGTGGTTAGACGCGCGCCGATGCGTTCTAGGTGTAGCTTGGCAACTTTTTCATCCAGGTGTTTCGGTAGGATGTAAACGTCGTTGTCGTACTTATCGCCGTTTTTCCACAGTTCGATTTGCGCTAGAACTTGGTTAGTAAACGAGTTCGACATGACGAAGCTTGGGTGGCCTGTGGCACAACCAAGGTTTACCAGACGACCTTTTGCTAACAAGGTAATACGCTTACCGTCAGGGAATACCACTTGGTCAACTTGGTCTTTAATGTTGATCCATTCGTAGTTTTCTAAACTAGCGATGTTGATTTCGTTATCGAAGTGACCAATGTTACATACGATTGCTTGGTCTTTCATGCGCTCCATGTGTTCATGGCGAATGATGTCGTAGTTACCCGTCGCTGTGACGAAGATGTCAGCTTGCTCAACAACGTTTGGATCTTCTAGGTCTACCACGCGGTAACCTTCCATCGCTGCTTGTAGTGCACAGATCGGATCGATTTCTGTGATCCAGACAGTTGCGCCAAGGCCACGAAGCGATTGCGCAGAACCTTTACCCACGTCACCATAACCGCAAACGATAGCGACTTTACCGGCGATCATGACGTCAGTTGCACGCTTGATACCGTCAACTAATGACTCACGGCACCCGTACAAGTTATCGAACTTAGATTTAGTCACTGAGTCGTTAACGTTAATCGCTGGGAAGGGTAGTTCACCGTTTTTCTTCATTTGGTAAAGACGTGCAACACCTGTTGTCGTTTCTTCGGTCACGCCTTGGATTTCAGCCAATGTGCGCGAGTAGAAAGTGTCGTCTTCAGCCAGTTTCGCTTTGATTGACTTGAATAAAGCAACTTCTTCTTCGCTACCTGGTTTGTCCAATACGCTGATGTCTTTTTCAGCGCGGCTACCTAAGATAAGAAGCATGGTCGCATCGCCACCGTCGTCTAGGATCATGTTTGGAGAACCGCCGTCGCCCCATTTCATGATGCGGTGCGTGTAGTCCCAGTATTCGTCTAGTGTTTCGCCTTTGTATGCGAACACTGGAATACCTTGATCCGCCATTGCTGCTGCGGCGTGATCTTGCGTCGAGTAGATATTACAAGAAACCCAACGGACTTCAGCGCCAAGTGCGATTAGCGTTTCCATTAACATGGCGGTCTGAATCGTCATGTGCAATGAACCTGCAATGCGCGCGCCTTTTAGCGGTTGTTCGCCTTCGTACTCTTCGCGAATCTGCATCAAGCCAGGCATTTCGCTTTTCGCCATTTCAATTTCTTTGTGGCCCCAAGAAGCGAGGCTAATATCTTTAATGATGTAATCTGTCATGTTGTTCCCAATAATTGGTTACGTGTATTTAAAATAAAAATTTATAGGCCAGCAGCCGCTTTAAGAGCTTCTGCTTTATCAGTGCGCTCCCAAGTGAAAGTGCTTTCGGTGCGACCGAAGTGACCGTAAGCGGCTGTAGCTTTGTAAATAGGGTGCAATAAATCGAGCATTTGGATTAAGCCGCGTGGACGTAAATCAAAGTGTTCACGAACCAGCTGTACCAATTTATCTTCGCTGACTTTGCCTGTGCCGAAAGTATTGACGCTGATCGACGTTGGTTCTGATACGCCAATAGCGTAAGACACTTGAATCTCACAACGCTCCGCTAAACCTGCTGCGACAATGTTTTTCGCGACGTAACGGCCTGCGTAGGCTGCACTACGGTCTACTTTTGAAGGATCTTTACCTGAGAAAGCCCCGCCGCCGTGACGTGCCATACCGCCGTAAGTATCGACGATAATTTTACGGCCCGTTAAGCCGCAGTCGCCCATCGGTCCACCGATTTCGAACTTACCGGTTGGGTTAACGAAGTATTTAGTATCGCCAGTAACCCATTCGGCAGGTAATACTGGTTTGATGATTTCTTCGATTACCGCTTCTTGTAAATCTTTTTGCGAGATGTCTGGTGTGTGTTGTGTTGATAACACGACCGCATCAATGCCTACTGGCTTGTCATTCTCGTAGCGGAACGTGAGCTGACTTTTCGCATCAGGACGTAGCCACTTTAAGCTGCCGTTTTTGCGCAATTGGGCTTGGCGCTCGACTAAGCGGTGTGAATAGGTAATTGGGGCTGGCATCAGTACGTCAGTTTCATTACTGGCGTAACCGAACATTAAGCCTTGGTCGCCCGCGCCTTGTGCGTCAGGATCGTCACGATCAACGCCTTGTGCGATGTCTGGGCTTTGTTTACCAATGGCGTTTAGTACCGCGCACGAACTAAAGTCGAAGCCCATATCGGAACCGGTGTAACCGATATCTTCGATGGTTTTACGGGCAATACCTTCGATATCAACCCAAGCTGTGGTCGCGACTTCTCCGGCGACAATCACCATGCCGGTTTTAACCATGGTTTCGACAGCAACACGAGCATTGGTATCTTGCTCTAGGATGGCATCAAGCACGGCATCGGAAATTTGGTCAGCGATTTTATCTGGATGGCCTTCTGAAACAGACTCAGAAGTAAAGACGGAATAATTGCTCATTGTGTAACTAATACCTTAATTTGTGTGGGATACACTTACAAAAAGGCCGTCAAGTAACGCATGACGGTCAAAAAGTAATCGAATTTTACATGCTTTGGACGTCTAAAACATCTATTTTTACATCTTTTGCTGTGAAAAACACATGAATATAAATAATTAGGGCAAAGTTTGAATATTGCAAGTATCCGTTTATGATTGCAGTAACTTATTTATTCCTACTAATGAACAGGCGAAAGTCACTTATGGGCCAACCGACCATACACAAAAAGCACAACTTTGACGAAGGCGAACCGCTGGCGCCGTGGCGCGAAAAAATCCATGAGGTGATTTTTGAGGCTGATACGGGTTGGGGCAAAGCGTTTGATGTGTTTTTGATCATCAGTATTTTCGCCAGCGTGATTGCCGTGATGCTGGATAGCGTCGCCAGTATCTCAGCGGAGTATCGATTGCCGCTGTGGATAGCCGAGTGGACCTTTACCGTGCTCTTTACCATTGAATATATCCTACGCCTAATTTGTGTGCGTAAGCCGATGCTCTATGCCCGAAGCTTTTATGGTATCGTCGATCTGTTGTCCGTGTTGCCGACTTACTTAGCGCTGTTCTTAGTTGATGCTAAATACTTCTTGGTCATTCGTATTTTGCGTGTGCTGCGCGTATTCCGGATTTTCAAACTCGCCAGCTATATCGGTGAAGCCAGTATGATGATGAAAGCGCTACGCAACAGCCACGCCAAAATTAGCGTCTTTTTATATACCGTCGTGCTTCTTGTAGTGATATTCGGGTCACTGATTTATGTCATTGAGGGAGCCGAAAATGGTTTCACCAGTATCCCGACGTCTATCTACTGGGCAATCGTCACCTTAACTACTGTGGGTTATGGTGATATTTCCCCCCAGTCACCGCTCGGACAGTTCCTAGCATCCTGCATCATGATTATGGGTTATGGCTTAATTGCTGTGCCGACGGGCATCTACAGCGCAGAAATCACCCGCCAAGCGATAAAAGAACATAAAGAAAAAGAAATCACCAACAACGCCTGCCCTTCCTGCTCCTACGAAGGCCATGATGCCGACGCGGTACACTGCAAGAAGTGTGGCGCAGAGTTGTAGAGCTTTTCACGTCCGCTTAGCAAACTTCAAAGGTTTAAGCGGTTACATGGAAAGGTCACGTTATTAAATATAATACACCGTGCTGGTCATGACTTTGGACATGGTTTTCATGCCAAACTTGACGGGTTTAGGTAGTTCAGCCGCGCCATTCTCAATCGCGGTAGTGGCATGTTTGAGTTCTTCAGTGTGCATCTGGGATAGAATGGCTTTACTTTTGTAGTCTTTCTTGGGGAGTTTGTCGAGGTGGCTTTCGAGGTGTTTGCAGACTTGGTTTTCGGTCTCAGCGACGAAGCCTAAGCTCCACTTATCACCCACCAGTCCTGCGACAGCGCCGATAGAAAAAGAGCCGACATACCACAATGGGTTAAGGTAACTTTCGTGGCTGTTGAGTTGGGTTAGGCGTTCGCTACACCAAGCGAGATGATCCACTTCTTCTTGCGCGGCAAGCTCCATTTCTTGGCGAATTTCAGGCAGTTTCGCTGTTAGCGCTTGGCCCTGATAGAGTGCTTGGGCGCACACTTCCCCAGTATGATTGATCCGCATCAGATTGGCCGCATGCTTTTGCTCATCAGCCGTCATTTCTTGTTCAGCAATATCGTTAGCAGGGCTTTGACGCGGAGCCGCATCGTAAATCCCCTGAGTTGTTTTTAACGCTGAATCGGCTACCATACATAGGCGATCGAAAAAGCTGTACTGACGCATAAGAAATGTCATTGATAATGAGTAATAAGGATATTTTAGCGTTAATCGATAATAAAGAGAAATTTTGGAGCTAGATTAAGATTCATGGCGAGCATTACTGAACAAAACGACCTGCATATTCTGATTCGGTCTAAGAATCCGATATTGGTGATTGAGACCCACGAAGAGAATCGTGCAATGCAGCTGATCAACCAAGTGGCCCTCAATATCAATAAACCTGTTTTTGGGTGGCACCTGACGGAGGGCTTGCGTCGTTTAGAAGTTGAGGGGCAGCACTTTGCGGCGTTAAAAGACACTAGCACTGCTGAAGGCTGTTTATCACATATTAAGCGCATGGAGCGGGAAGGGCTGTATGTCTTGTTCGATATGCATCCTTTCGTCAATGCCGAGCACCCACAAAACACACGACTGTTACGAGATATTGCCTTGTCTTATGCTGAACATAAGCAGACGATCATTCTGGTCAGTCATAAGGTTACGCTTCCCGACGAATTAAAAAGAGTATCGCGTTCATTCAATTTAAAGCTCCCTGATGAAGCGGAGTTGGAAGTCATCATCCGCAAGGAAGCCACTCGCTGGGGGGTGAAAAATCCAGACAAGCGTGTGCGCACGGATAAGAAGTTATTAGCAAGGTTGGTCAAAAACTTACGCGGACTGACTTGGGCCGACGCTGAGCAGATGGTAAGAAACCTCATTTATGATGACGGCGTTATCTCGCAAGGCGAAGTCGAGGAAGTGAATCAGGCGCGTTATAAGTTGCTCGATCTCGATGGAGCGGTTCATTACGAGTATGAGACGGCGCACTTTGCAGAAGTTGGCGGTATGACCAACCTTAAAAAGTGGCTCCAGCTGCGACAGAAAGTCTTTTTAAGTGACAAAGATCCAGCTCTACAAAATATGGGACTGGATATTCCTAAAGGCATTCTGCTGATGGGGGTTCAAGGCAGCGGTAAGTCATTGGCTGCAAAAGCAGTTGCTGGGATGTGGGAAGTGCCGCTGTTGCGGCTTGATTTTGGTGCTCTGTATAACAAGTGGCACGGTGAAAGTGAGAAGAACTTGCGTGAGGCGTTGAAACTATCGCAGACCATGTCACCCTGCGTTTTATGGCTCGATGAGATTGAAAAAGGGTTAAGCACCTCGGACAGCGATGGCGGAACATCTAAGCGGATGCTGGGGACCTTGCTCACCTTTATGCAAGAGAATGATGCGCCGGTATTTTTTGTGGCGACGGCGAACGATATTAGTGCGTTACCGCCGGAGTTGATTCGCAAAGGCCGCTTTGATGAATTGTTTTTTGTGGATTTGCCCGATGCCGTGGCGCGACAAGAGATTTTTAGAATTCATTTAGAAAAGCGTGAGCAATCAGGAGTGAACTTTGACTTGGTTACGCTTTCCGAGATAACGGAAGGTTTCAGTGGCGCAGAGATTGAGCAGGCTATAGTCGCTGGCTTGTATGCCGCGCATTATCAGGACAGTTCGTTAACCACAGACATGATTGTCGATGAAGTTCGTCAAACCAAGCCGTTGTCTGTGGTTATGGCTGAAAAAATTACAGCGCTGCGCGCCTGGGCTAACGAGCGTGCAGTAAAAGCAAACTAATAGGATTTATCATGAAATTGATCTACTCAGAGGCATCGCCGTATGCCAGAACGGCAAGAATGGTGGTTAGAGAATTAGGACTGACTGGGCAGGTTGAAGAGGTTGCGCACCATCCTTTTGATAACCCGCAGGAGCTGTTGGACGCAAACCCTTTGTGTAAGGTGCCTTGCTTGATTGATGATAAGGGCATGGCTATTTTTGATAGTCAGGTTATTGCTGAGTATTTGGATGCAAAGGCTGATGGTGACAAGGAGTTATTTGCAGCAGTAAACAAAGATTGGCAGCTTAAAACGCTCTATTCGCTGACTCGTGGGTTAATGGATACGGCGGTCGCTTTACAGCAAGATAAAATGCGCGGTGAGGGACAGTCGGAGTTTTGGCAAGAGCGGTTTTATGGGGCGCTTGATCGCGGCTTGGGCTATTTGCAAAAACACTTAGCGAGTTTCCCCAAGCAGTTTGAGGTTCTGTCAATTAACACCGTTGCGCTGGTTGATTATATTCGGTTTAGACACCCGGACTATCAGAGGCTTGATAGCTTTACTAAGCTAACCATGTGGTGTGATGAACAAGAAAGCCGCCTGAGTGTGACCCAAACGGCTCCAAAATAGACGCTTAAAAACGTTGGTTTTAATCATCCTGAACTTTCAGGAGTGACGGACTACTTTTTCTGCCAAGCGCCGT
The DNA window shown above is from Kangiella marina and carries:
- a CDS encoding chemotaxis protein CheB, with product MNTVLVLLAGSTGGPAAVKAFIDALPDKPLPVCFVLGNHITQEFLPSLELMLNDHPQYSAEIVDGNKAILPGKLYIAPIDQKISFNPEGRIYLTGQPWDAPYAPNINQMFESSLDLVNTEKLAIVFSGMDEDGAASADILDENDVEIWCQTLESCVQASMPLSMMRTGKVIYKDSPEGLARQLCDYLESHDSLDQYA
- a CDS encoding chemotaxis protein CheW: MTEKAKDVYSFLVPMLEDSLLLPNTVIAEIVPFMNVSLDDDIETSKNWRVGSVVWRNQTIPVIALERLQGTQDLGDVKRSRIAICYTLNGNEEIPFVALMVRGIPRLIPIDDDNAEFISDEIQGAEDGVKAWVNVNGKKALIPDLDFIESRLESA
- a CDS encoding 16S rRNA (uracil(1498)-N(3))-methyltransferase; protein product: MRISRIYTEQPTLSVGQALKLDKEASNHLSRVLRLNMGHQVIVFNGDGFDYLADIIEVERNQVTVHLKDQTAKNLESPLHIHLLQGVSRGDKMDLTLQKGVELGIKEFTPILTERCGVKLDEKRWQKKMQHWQRVIQSACEQCGRASIPTLNPVLTLAEALEHAGQQTFFLHPDAKQTFKDYQLKSELDTGQPLSLWIGPEGGFSDLEIEQVESRGIVPIHLGPRVLRTETASLAAVSAINALWGDFA
- a CDS encoding adenosylmethionine--8-amino-7-oxononanoate transaminase, which codes for MNNASLKERDLAVLWHPCSQMKDYEKYPMTPIKKGDGVYLEDFDGNRYIDAVSSWWVNLFGHANPTIAQAMKDQVDQLEHVIFSGFTHEPAIELAENLVKITPEGLDRVFYGENGSSAVEIALKMSIHYWQLKDKPEKTQFVTLENGYHGETTGALAVSDVGLYKEPYKTMMFDVMTVPSPDCYYREEGESWEEYSLRQFVHMRKLIEEKHETVAAVILEPLVQCATGMRMYHPVYLTELRKLCDEYGVHLIADEIAVGFGRTGTLFACEQANITPDFMCMSKGLTAGFLPLSVMMTREEIFEAFYDDYETLKAFLHSHSYTGYATGCAVANATLKIFREQPIIENNRELAKHMAQATAHFADHPNVAEVRQTGMILAAEMVQDKKTRQGYDWKERRGMRVYEYALSRGALLRPLGNVVYFMPPYVITPEEIDKLADIAWKGIQIAVKD
- a CDS encoding serine hydrolase domain-containing protein, with the protein product MTIIKTSRSLVDALFMPFLLLTTVMMSGCSSRQVLDPEDSVVRLSNGASLKSEVDRLVIPLIDSEENIGAVVAVLDQNQQSSVFAYGHKDKDKKTKLSGDTLFGIGSTTKSLVVSLLLAMDDQGVVSLDDTIADLLPAELTFADPRIRDITFGQLASHTSGLPREPVKFESLAALWHYFFTGDNLYSHLTDEAVYTYLQEFELPSDLDDAPTYSNIGVGLLAHFLTLKTGQDLETLLNTYILQELDMQNTVIKLTPEATMRLATGYSGDQPWFIERNTPLDNWIFSSVMLGTGGVYSTAEDLIKYLKAHLRQSGTKLDTILQQSRTIMGEDGRHFLTMGWYVDYLPDYDRHFYYYHGMISGFNCYIGFEPETEIAVVVLRNNFNWQDKVGHNLLLRMSEFLRLEQSQDVNISSP
- a CDS encoding DUF6338 family protein; translation: MDIWELDKLILFLLFVIPGFISIKTYQIVFPGTVRAASDQIVDAIAYSSINYAILFYPITLVEGKELRDYSSFCYYLFYVFVFLLAPILWVILLKYIRTRNVFQKNAPHPTEKPWDFVFAQRREYWVKVTLKNGTVLGGKYASKSFTSSSPSEQEIYLEESWVLSEKGGFLKKKDRSEGVLITSGEISFLEFRNIRG